One Streptomyces dangxiongensis genomic window, CCTCACCGCTGTCGAGGCCGGCGGCATCACCGACCTGCCCGAACTCCGCGCCATCGCAACCCGTCACATCACGCGCCGCACCACCGCCTCCGGCGCCCGAGCCCGCGTGCGCGGCAAAGCCGTCCTGATCACCCCTACCGGCACCGGCACCGGGCGCGTCGGTGCCCAGGCCATCGCTTCCGGCTCCGCCCGCCTGCGGCCCCTGATCGCCGAAGCCGCCCGCCGCGGTCTGCGCCTGGCGTTCACCGTCCGCCTGGCCAGGACCGGCTACCTGCACCCCTCCGGCAGCCGCACCGACTCACCAGGGATCCGCCGGGATGTGATCCAACGCGCCGACCACACCGAAGAACGCTCCTACGGCTCCGCCCGGACCCGCGGGTTCGACGCAGCCGATTTCGCCCGCCGGGTCGACGCCGCGGGCGGTGACGTCACCGCCGCCGTCCACCAGTGGCTCACCGAAACCGGTCGCATCCAGCCCGATGCCCGTATTCTCCACCTCGAGGTCCGTACCTGGCAGCCTCCAGCCTCCCGATGACCGGCGCTCAGCCGCCGGCCTGAACCGCTCCCGGCCACCCGGCCGACCCCCCGAGTGTTGTGCGAAGGCCGGGCACGCAGGCGCGTGCACGGTGCGCTCTCAGCCCAGTGCGCAGCATGGGCGTATCTGTCTTCGCTTCGACGAGGGCCTCGGCCAGCCTGTCGTAAGGTGCGGTCATGACCGGACAGGCCTGTGGGGGCTCCGCCT contains:
- a CDS encoding helix-turn-helix domain containing protein, yielding MPPRRRRQATGRTALNEAARLADRLQQAGYTKRDIARIIDRDPSLVSQFYTRNKGAAFVPALREVLTAVEAGGITDLPELRAIATRHITRRTTASGARARVRGKAVLITPTGTGTGRVGAQAIASGSARLRPLIAEAARRGLRLAFTVRLARTGYLHPSGSRTDSPGIRRDVIQRADHTEERSYGSARTRGFDAADFARRVDAAGGDVTAAVHQWLTETGRIQPDARILHLEVRTWQPPASR